In Thermococcus stetteri, the following proteins share a genomic window:
- a CDS encoding DNA-directed DNA polymerase II small subunit: MLVEDLLKNNYLITPSAYYLLADHYKKAFTLAELIKFAKNRGTFVVDSNLAREFLAEKGIISSGNAALESSVFQGRGASEPPVELNEETALESESDGSEAIEASLDGAESIAEPSAAPVGDVVAAEESSLASEGSSLEDEINTEPELLSSVEDNAEVVQPSEGEEAFISTGNALGSEDFLGSNYESEALEEAFSGGESFISTGTPEGETLLEESSEGEFPDETGFSDESLLVENGSGNGYEDSEEYYENGDNGVKPKIVYGDYGVPIAYVEEETPEEEKAYSTYSDLVITPKEGFHYRAKEIPDEWKLAFDVKNVKFEVPKVKNAQSKEGEVIIQAYSSYFKSRLKKMRRIFRENPEIGTIVDIAKLSYVREDDVTIIGLVNEKRETRKGYLFEIEDATGRIKVFIGSDKEGAKEAYNTIMPDSVVAFRGTPGKGIFFANRVFLPDVPKFKRPKPPLDEKVYAILLSDIHVGSNKFCEEAFIKFLEWLNGEVNSRTEEELVSRVKYLILGGDVVDGVGIYPGQYNELAIPDIFDQYEALANLLKQVPDHITMFIGPGNHDAARTALPQPGFYEEYAKPLYKLKNAVIISNPAVIRLHGRDFLIAHGRGIEDVVDFVPNRSHHSPAEAMVELLKLRHIAPTFGNKVPIAPDPEDTLVIESVPDLFQAGHVHVMEYKTYNGVFVINTGTWQAQTEFQKMVNIIPTPARVPIIDVETARLRAVVRFDQFCEGV; the protein is encoded by the coding sequence ATGCTGGTGGAGGACCTCCTTAAGAACAACTACCTTATCACGCCGTCCGCGTATTATCTGCTCGCAGACCACTACAAGAAGGCATTCACCCTGGCCGAGCTGATAAAGTTCGCCAAAAACCGTGGGACGTTCGTTGTAGACTCCAACCTTGCCAGAGAGTTCCTGGCGGAGAAGGGCATTATTTCCAGTGGAAACGCTGCCCTCGAAAGTTCGGTATTCCAAGGGAGGGGTGCTTCTGAACCTCCTGTAGAACTTAACGAGGAGACAGCTCTGGAGTCTGAATCTGATGGGTCTGAGGCCATTGAAGCTTCTCTCGATGGGGCCGAATCTATAGCTGAGCCAAGTGCAGCGCCTGTTGGAGATGTTGTCGCCGCTGAGGAAAGTTCTCTAGCATCTGAAGGCTCTTCACTGGAGGATGAAATCAACACTGAACCAGAGCTATTGTCTTCTGTGGAAGATAATGCTGAAGTTGTTCAGCCTTCCGAGGGGGAGGAGGCCTTTATTTCTACTGGAAATGCCTTAGGATCTGAGGATTTTCTTGGCTCTAATTATGAATCAGAGGCTTTAGAAGAAGCCTTCTCTGGGGGGGAGAGTTTTATTTCCACTGGAACTCCTGAAGGTGAGACCCTCCTAGAAGAGTCCTCTGAAGGAGAATTTCCCGATGAAACTGGCTTCTCTGATGAGTCCCTTCTAGTGGAAAACGGGAGTGGGAATGGGTACGAAGACTCCGAGGAGTACTACGAGAACGGCGACAACGGCGTCAAGCCGAAGATAGTCTACGGTGACTACGGTGTTCCAATAGCCTACGTGGAGGAGGAAACTCCAGAGGAAGAGAAGGCCTATTCGACCTATTCCGACCTCGTGATAACCCCAAAGGAGGGCTTCCATTACAGGGCAAAGGAGATTCCCGACGAGTGGAAGCTTGCCTTTGACGTTAAGAACGTGAAGTTCGAGGTTCCAAAGGTCAAGAACGCCCAGAGCAAGGAGGGCGAGGTCATAATCCAGGCCTATTCCAGCTACTTCAAGTCCAGGCTTAAGAAGATGCGGAGGATCTTCCGCGAAAACCCTGAAATCGGCACGATAGTGGACATCGCCAAGCTGAGCTACGTCCGCGAAGATGATGTCACGATAATCGGGCTCGTCAACGAGAAGCGCGAGACGAGAAAAGGCTATCTCTTTGAGATCGAGGATGCCACCGGGAGGATCAAGGTCTTCATAGGCTCAGACAAGGAGGGTGCAAAGGAAGCCTACAATACGATAATGCCCGATTCGGTTGTTGCCTTCAGAGGTACTCCAGGAAAGGGAATATTCTTCGCCAACAGGGTGTTCCTGCCGGACGTTCCGAAGTTCAAGAGGCCCAAACCACCGCTCGATGAGAAGGTCTACGCCATCCTTCTCAGCGACATCCACGTTGGCAGCAACAAGTTCTGCGAGGAAGCTTTTATCAAGTTCCTCGAGTGGCTCAACGGCGAAGTGAACAGCAGAACCGAGGAGGAGCTGGTGAGCAGGGTTAAGTACCTCATCCTCGGCGGCGATGTCGTTGACGGCGTCGGCATCTACCCCGGCCAGTACAACGAGCTGGCTATCCCGGACATCTTCGACCAGTATGAGGCTCTGGCAAACCTGCTGAAGCAGGTTCCGGATCACATAACGATGTTCATCGGCCCTGGAAACCACGACGCGGCCAGAACGGCCCTTCCACAGCCTGGCTTCTACGAAGAGTATGCGAAGCCGCTCTACAAGCTCAAGAACGCGGTGATAATCAGCAACCCTGCTGTGATAAGGCTCCACGGCAGAGACTTCCTCATAGCCCATGGGAGGGGAATCGAGGACGTCGTTGATTTCGTCCCTAACAGGAGCCACCACAGTCCTGCCGAGGCAATGGTGGAGCTTCTGAAGCTCAGGCACATAGCTCCAACCTTCGGAAACAAGGTTCCGATAGCGCCCGATCCAGAAGATACGCTCGTCATCGAGAGCGTTCCCGACCTTTTCCAGGCTGGCCACGTCCACGTTATGGAATATAAGACATACAACGGCGTCTTCGTCATAAACACCGGTACGTGGCAGGCCCAGACTGAGTTCCAGAAGATGGTGAACATAATCCCGACTCCCGCTAGGGTTCCAATAATAGATGTTGAAACTGCCCGTCTGAGGGCCGTAGTTAGGTTTGACCAGTTCTGCGAGGGGGTTTGA